AAATGTCCCATTCTCGTCGATAGGCACACAGTTGCCAGATGAACTATAGCCGTGCCTCTTTTTTAAGCGTTCCTCCATTCGGATGGTGTCGTACAGACCTGTCGCTCCCTCCTCCAGTAACATGTTTCTCTCGGAGTGAGAAGGTTTCATTAAGGACACGTTGCGGAGCAGGAGCAGGGCTGGTGCGTAAAGGACGTTCGCTAGACCCATGCCTAGATTAAGTTGCACGAAACCTAGGTCGTGTACTATTTTACCGGCCACGACGGGCCCCAGCGCATAGGCAACACAGTAGGAGATGTCTGCAATAGCATATACACCACCATAGACAGACACGTGACGGACGTCCACAAGGAAAGCAAGCGTAGGTAATAAAGCTGTGTCTACCAGTGCAATGCCAAAACAAATGCCACATAAGGGAATAATAAGTTGCTCAAAGTTTTTGCATGCCGGCACCATACAGGAGCTGGCACCTATAATAACCATGCCCAGTGCCCCATAAAACCACTGCAAATGTGGATATTGTGCTGCCAGTTTGACAGTGATATAGACACCTAAGATGTGAGGGAAAAAGGCGGGTAGCCAGGTGAGCCCAATCTCCCACTCGGATGAATGCATTGTCTCCTCCATCCAGTTAGCGATGGTGGGCTCCAGGAACGCAAGTGGGATGTTACATGTGGTTAACGCTCCTGCCACAACAGCTATATATGGATCAATCATTAGTTTGTAAATTGGGCTGCCAACCGGCATATTCTCTCTAGTCCTGCTGGAGAAGGGCTTGAGGACAGCCATGCACAATATACCATCTGCTAAACAGATACAGGCGAGCACAATGAACGGGACACGTTTGCCCGCGAACTCGTATAGGACCCCTCCAAACGGAGGTGCCGCCAGACTGCCAAATGATATGAACGCGAGGGCGATACCCAGCGCTCGACTCCTCTCCGCCTCCTCAGTGAACTTGTCCGCGATCATGGCAAGCCCAGATGTGTCCGCAAACGCCGAACCGAGACCTTGGAGACTGCGCGCTGCGAAGAGAGTCGCGTAGTTTTCGGCAAAAGCAAAAATGCAGGTCGAGACAAACATGATACTAAGTCCAATTATAAGTGGAATGTCATAGCCCACGCGGTCTATGAATGTTCCCGTCAAAGGATTTACAAGGAGCTGCAAAATGGCTTTGGATGCGAAAAGCACGCCGATCTGCACATCGAAGTTCTCTTTGTGCGCTGTATAGTGCGTCCTGTTGCTCGAAGCATTGCGCGTGGCATGAGCGTTCTCCGACTGGCTCTCTAAGCGCGCTAAGTAATCGGGCACAATTGGGACGATGACCATGTAAAGCATATTGTCTAGCAAAAGTGCCACGCACACAATGACTAAAATAATCCTCCTTTGCCGTTCGGGGTCCTGGATCGCAGTGCCTAACTGTTTAGTTCTTTCCCCCATCTCTGACAATTTCACGGCGGCGGTTTGAGCCAAGCCACCAGATGCCTCCGAAGCCATGGTTCACACTTTTCTCGATTTGAGACTCTTAACAGTCGTCTATACAGTGCGATTCTTGCAAACAAAGTCGGTCGTCCAGCACTTGAATAGTCAGGCTTCAACGCGCGCGCGAACTTTTCCTGCTTTACCTTCGCGTGCCGATGCGGTCCCTCGTTGCGCGTGCATTTCCTCTTTAGTGACTACTGTCAGCCAGTGTTGTTTCATCGTATCATGACCCGTCAAAACTCATGCTCGGGTCAGAATTTACGTGTTTGTTTTTCCTTCTTCACGTTGTCATTGTATGACTCAAGGAACCCGAATGAACCCGAATAAATTATTCACCTGTAGCGCAATGTCTTTATCTCTCTTCAGCTGTCTTCTTGTTGATGGCACCGAATGTAGATGCGCTTACATGTTGATTCCATTGAAATCTCTCCTCTTTTTTCCCAAGGATGTGACGCACTGTTTGCTACCCCCTCAAGTGGTTCCTCAACCAGCTGGGTCTTTTATGCTAATTTAACACGTCAAGGCCCTACCCAGTAACGCCATAGGCTTTGCTTTATAACTTCAAAGTATTGAGCGAGCTCTGTTACTGCTTAGGACCACAAACCTTATGTCACAGGTCTTGACAGGCATGCTGACTCTTGGGAAGATGCTTTGCAGTGCTATTTTAAATTCTCACCAACAGACgtcattgatttattttatctaacatttattttataaagtaacagtttttttttttataaaatatttcgagaaaattaaattttttggttTCGACTGTGATTGCTCGTTTCTTATAATACATTTTCTATTACTATTCAGGAACAGGGGCGGAATAAAGGAGAGAAAAGAAAATTGACTTCAATTTTGCAAAGATAGTAGCTGTGTAATCTACCCCCTATAGTAAAGGGTTGGTAGTCCGTGAAGTAATTAATTActctaaaatgaaataattgctATGTAATTAAATCAAGGTTAAATGGAAATAATTTTACTAGGTCACATGTCGTTTCATGATTAGGACATTATTATGTATTAAACCAAAACGGTATattattcataaataaaaaaactagcttaatatatttatttaacacgATGTAGAGTTTGGTTATTTTCTTTTATCTACGAATTCCGTTAATGTCAGTGTTCTCGTAATTCAGAACCACATCTGACTGGACAGCTCCTCATGTTTAAGCCTGGGCGCAATGTTTTCTGCTTGAAGAACAATAGTTGGGTATTAGTGACATCTAGTGGTTATATTGCTTTACTACAACCCTGGAATAATGTGCTGTACAGCACTATTTGACAGTCTGCACAGTTCAgcacaaaaaacatttgtgaACCTGCCTGTAAAAATCCACTTTAaggcatttttttatgatttttctgttttctttatAAAATCTATGAAATTCTGTGAAATTTCATTCTGTGAAGatgtaatttgatattttaggttatgtcaaagattaaaatcatagtgaaattaacattttaaatgaaactttaatgctcctaatcccataattaaattatgagactttagccatGCAGGGCCACATTTATCGCTGATGCTTTTAGCACGTATCTAGTTTTTCCGGATTCCAGTTTACAGAACAAAAATCTTTAAACAATGAAGATATACCATCTAGAGTATTGAATCTCAAACTTTTTGACTTCAACGCCCCTTCATCatccacaacaatatttgaaacCCCCACCGCCAAATTTATACCCAATTTAGAATAAATTTTAGTTGTATTAAGTTATTTTAATGCtagttttgtattattttaaataatttaaagggatagttcacccaaaaatgaaaattctgtcatcatttactcacactcatgttgttataaacctgtatacatttatttgttctgataaacacaaaggaagatattttgagaaatgtttgtaaccaaaccattcatggacATTCATTTCTATAGTATTtcttcctactatagaagtgaatggggtccatgaaTGGTTTATCCTCCTTTtagttcatcagaacaaaaaatatacaggtttgtaacaacacgagggtgagtaaattttcatttttgggtgaactattcctttaaagttatCTTTAGACCCACTGGAAGTTTGTTGATGCCCCCTAGTGGACCCTAACCTCCTGTGTCAGAAACAttcacacttaaaaaaatggcTAGGTTAGTTTTAACCCATGCTAGgcaaatattggacagaacagctgggttaaaaattgttacccaaccatgggttaggctataataatatatattaatataggTAAAAACAGTTGGGTCATTTTAATCCAGCaagggttaaaaacaacccattttTTGAATGCACATAAAAATGGCTAAACCCTGAACCCCATCTTCATTGGACGTTATAAATATGAAGTGAAAAAAAATTTTCGTTTCAAAATTACAAAATGtttgcagcccttaaaaaacaaaaaacaaaaaaagaatgtGATACTTAGCTTTTGCCACAAGATGTCCCTAGAAGTgcatacatttcatttttaaaatcagCACTTAAAACTAGGAGAGTGTTTTTTGTGGACAAGTTCATGTGGAATGTgcaattaatttatatttatttaactgAATCTGGCAACTGTCTCCAAATTCTGCCAAAATGTTGtgtctgtttttattttcaggGTTTTATAAGAAATACTCAGGTTGTGCTAAAAACcttcttaaaaataaacattggaGTCGAAAAGTTGGAATAATGTAGATTGTGCTGTTTACGGGGACGTTGGTATAATATCTTTGCAAAATGTCATTTAACTGATGGCAATGTAAAATTACAATTgcagttttataaaatgtcctgaACCTCTTAGGTAAAAATTCTCATAAAAAAATCTTCCATGTTCTTTGCTGATCCTTGGCATTAGCTGTCAGTCATAAACTGAGGTGTCTTTTCACCCCACACCTCCTTTAGCACTTAACACAGAAGTGGCTGGCTTGTTATGATGTGGCTGATTCCACAAAAGCTCAGTGGGCTTAAGATTCATAATACTGTTTTCCAATTATCTAAAGCCCAGTGTCTGCTTCTTTGCCCACTCTAATCTTGTTTTCTGTGTCAAATGTGGCTTTTTCATTACAATTCTTCCCATGGTCTGTTGTACATGAAACTTGTGTTGAGCAGGCAGAATTCATAGCTGTCACCTGAGGTGTTGCAGTCTTTAGATTTCTCAAACTGAAGACTAAGGatcggtttcccggacaaggatagtgcttaaataaatttaagagctgtccaaactgaaaacaacttgcactgatatatcttaaaatacatcagtgccctttgttttgccccaaaatgcacgccagcaatgtagtaaggcatgtttgttaaaactatatatttccaaatttaaGTAAGGCCTAGTCTTGTCTTATGCTAATCCCTCTCCAGGAATCCACCCTAGCTGCAGACCTCTTTCTGTTTTTGTAAGAGCTAGTTGTCTCTTGACTATAGTGTACACCTTTGtttaaaatctctttttttttgcTCAAGCAAGTTTATGCATTGGATAGCATTAATTCATTAAAACAATCACTGACTAATAACTTTCTAGGAAATCTTTTATTGCCATTTGATCTAATATATATCGTAAGACATGTCTGTtgcatactgtgcagtttagcACAATTGTTGGAGTGGTGGTCTATATTTGATACTTTCTCAAATAGTCTTTTCATCTGTAATGTCATCACTATGCATTGCAGTAGGTTGAATGCCACTTTGGTGAATTAAAGTACCAATTTTCCAGTGAAACAGTGAAACATTATTACAAATGTTGCCCCCCCCCCACATGCAACTAAACATGCATATCTATAACAACCATGATGAATAtatttacagaataataattatgttgaTATGCTTGACATGTAGTGTGCTAAATAATACTTCACTCAAATCTACCCTgtaaaaattattgtttttaagtttagtgaggaataacttaagctaattcacctttatttttcatcatttacagCAACTCCTCAGtagtcaagaaagttaaaatgaattgtaaatttaagttgattcaacttaaaaatttaagtcgGGTGTTTGTGAGACctgttgtttgttttgtagtttttttgtatCTCATAAATACTCCCCTATTTAACATGCTGTCTTTGCAGTCTTTTCCTTCACTGGAAATAATAAGGTTTAAATGCTGGATAAATGGTGTGCAGAAAACAGATACTGCACGTCATATCTGTGAACCCTCCTCCTCACTGGATTGGTTCCCTTAGGATCAAAATTGTTTGCTGTTCTAGTTTTGACTTTATTCCAAAGAAACAAGATCAACATGTAATCCTATGTAGTATAAAGTATTAGTGCAAAATGTCCATGCTTAACTAAGCAATCATGGACAAACTCCCATGTTAGAAACGAAATGGGCTTTAAAAGCTCTTTGGTTCTCTTTTTGGGCATGGGTTTATCATATTGAACCTAGCACAACAAATTTTACAAGCACTgacatatttcatttatttttttgtattctaAAGTGTACTGATTTGTTTCTTGTCTCATATGTGTTAACAATCAGATTATGTTTGTTGATTGTTTAGATCATCAGAATACTGTAATATTCATACAATGAGTTATCATGTTAGCCAACTCCTTCAATAACATTATATGATATATGGACATTTGAAATAGAAATATGCAGAAAAATGATTAAAATTGTTTAATCCTAGTGACTGACTGAATTGTAAACAAGGATTAAACTAACCTTGTTGAGAAAATACAATTTCATTAATGGCGTCTGCTCAGACTGCAGCCAAGCTAGTCACTTGTAAAATTAACCGAAACTGAAGAAATCCTTGCATATAactttctattttttttaaatgaatatacAAATAATAGAAAGACGATGGTCATATTTAAAAGTCTTGTTGCTAAATTGAGAGTCTCTACATAATGCACAAACTTTGAATAGCTTTGCTTATAAAATAACTGTATTTTTTGGCAGTGTGTATAGCTTTAAATTAGATTAGTAGTACTTTTTTTCAATCTAAAAATTTAATATTCTATCTTATTAAAAATTGAATGTACCTAAATTTCTATGTGCTTAcatttcttatttaaaaatTGCTAGTGTGAGGTTCCTAATTAATTcttgtatgaattaatacaccATTCCACTGAGAGAAAAAATGAAGCTGATGTTTGTTATACTAGTTTAAATGCTATTAAGACAAAAGTAATATCCAGTGTGTGACTATTTAAACTTGACTaacttaagaaaataaaatgcatattcATAATATGctacaaaacagtaaattactttAGTGTTTTAAATGACTGTGAACATTGCTCTGTAAAGAGCAATGACGCACAAATCAGTAATCCAGATTATACTATGTCCATAATCCcttaaaatacaatttattttttaaaacaccaAAAATGTGTGCATTATatctaaacatttaaacatctaAAGTTCTTAAACTCAAAATGAAACAATTTTTAAAGATTTCTTGTTttgttcaaaataaaaaatcagtttttaagTAACTAAGGTTTCCTCAAGCGTCactgtttgttaaaaaaaaattggcagcCTGATCTAACAATTTAATATGACAGTCTGCTTTGCTTCCACGTACATTTGCGTAATGATTGCATAATCTGCTTCACATGTGAACAGAAGATGTTCAATCAACTGAAAAATACATGGCTTCTGGCAGCCGGTCTAACCCCTCACCCAAGCTTGTTGTAAGCTTGTGACTGATTACTCTGGACTGCAGGGCAAAAGCCCAGACATTTGCTGTCTGTACAATGTGTTAAATGTTATAAATAGACAACATGTCAGGATTGGATAAAAGCTGGTATCTCATAAAGCCATCACATGTGTGACATTATtctattatttttactttaattcaaTAAAGCTGTTTGATATCCATGTGCGTGCGTAGGACTCGATATGACCTCATAAGCAATCTGCTCatcttttatttgatttattctAACATCCCATATatggaaataaataaagaaaattgtTTTCAAATATGCAAAGATAACTAAGTCAAGATCAATTTTCATAGCATTGAGCTTTTATGCAATGCTTAAGAACAGTGTcaattattatattttgtatgttttctgtaAATGTACAGTAGAATCCAGTTCTCCTAATGTCAAGTCCAGATACTATGTGACATAAATTGACTGCTGTCAAGGCATCCACTGAGCACAAAATGTTGCACATTATTCAAAAGGTAAAGTGCACTTGTTCATGTATAATTGAAGCATACATAAGAGCTTTAGAGACAAGGCAACAAATTGAAACCAGTCTTTAAGAAGAAAAGTCAGGCTACATGATTGTACTTAAACATTATAAATCTATTCCATTTCTTCGTCACAAAATACATTGGGTACATATAATTGTCTTTTATACACAACTTAATTGTTGAATTAACAGACCTTTACACAATATTACAGTGTTTGGAGTTAGGACATAAACAGTACATCACAAATATAGATGTCTCATAACTTGAGCACATAAAAGCAAGGATGACCATATTGTTATGTGCTTTTGTTTTTGCAGTAGTAATATAGAAggtgtatttttttatgaacACATTCACGTAATAACATTTGGTCAACCTACTGTGGCTAGCAGTTATATTTAGCCTTTGACTGTGTTATGTCATTTATAGTAAATGCATACGTTTCTGCATAATAAATGATTGATATGACTTTTTTGTTCAGACATCTCGGGTATCAAAATGATTCAAGTGTTGAAATGTGGAGATTAAGTAGGAGAAAAACAAGATTGCTGAAATTTGCAGTGCGTCTCATGCATATTTTTCTCTTAAACAAATCTTTTGCACAGagtaatgtgtttttataaaatgcacCATATATTAATGGGATCAGATATATACCTAATTCAGcctaaaaaaaactacatacacCTTttctactgtatgtgtgtgtttagttaTTTTAGCTTTATTTGTGGCtgtcacattttaaaaagtataaaataGGTTATGATGTATATGATCATGACTTCAGAATACAGCATACATATGAAAgtagtttaaagggatagttcacccaaaaatgaaaattctgtcatcatttactcactcataaatgtctttgttctgatgaacacaaaggaagatattttgagaaatgtttgtaaccaaaccattcgtggacccggtttacttccatagtattttttttcccactttggaagtgaatggggtccattTGGGGTccaagttttcatttttgggtgaactatccctttaacccttATTAAATAATGGACATAAATATATTGGACCCAGTATAATTACTGTACCACAAATGCCCAGCATTTCTGTGTCACACAAATATACAGCAAAAAACAGACACAGCCAATGAACATGTCATACCTGCAAGAACCTATCAGGACATtacttgaattttttatgtgatTAGTTTATTTGGTCTTGTTCTCAATAGCAGGAGTATCAATCTTTTGACCAGTGAGTAACTGCCAGATTCCTCCTCTGTAGTTCTCATTTCCAAGAGCGTAAACAAAGACATTAAACGTAGGTGATGTCTTTGCCAAAATGGGAGCAATCTGTAAGAAAACATCaaaatgtagatttttttaagcataCATTGTTAAAGTCAGATGCGGATACATTGGTAAAGTCAGTGccggacactacttaagtattttaactttctacataaaagtaaatgttgaagtattcatattttattagagtttttctttggaaaacatacatgccaaagcatattatcataatttttactccactacatttcatgtttttggtttatatttaatcgGTAATACAGAGCCCTTAATGAGACACGGAGAAAAAAGtatataaagtttagtttcacgcgcgcatgtgaaactatcctGTGCGCACCtaaaagcgaaagtttcatgtgcgcacgcaaaactaaactttaataaaagtttctgcacatgaaggtttcgcgtgagcacgcaaaagtttcatgtgggcacgcgaaagtttcacgtgagcacgcgaaagtttcacgtgagaatgcgaaagtttcatgtgagcacgcgaaagtttcacgtgagcacgcgaaagtttcacgtgagcatatgaaactaaactttagatttttttactccaatgtcaccttaggggctcggtgcattaaacatctagtatttttttttacttttacttaagtaaaaagtacttttatacttttactcaagaaaagtaaaagtacacaattttatgttgggtattaaatacattttaatatgcaaaataaaaggaatacacagtatacGATTCtttgctttagaatgtagtgaacatttttagtAAAGTATTTTTTCCCAAACAAACACTAGACATTTACTACAGTATGTTTACTTTTTATTTAGTCACTTAGCGGACATGTAGCAGCTTTTATCAAAAATATCTGTTTCAAATTAGAAACATCATAAACAATATTACAAACAAGCGTTACAGTACAGTGTAGATTCACACTTATCACAAGAGTACAAGAAAAGCTTTTTTTGGTTTAGTTAAGTATGCATAGATGAGATACATTTTCCACTATTTCTTAATTAACCCGCTTGGAATTACATACACTGACTTAGTGTTCCTAAGCAAcgcaaaggtcataggtttgaacccatgtatcacacatactgatcaaatTTAAAAGCAATAGCCATCATATCACCATCTAGGTCTAGGTTAGACCCAATATACAATTCAGCTTTGAGTTACCCACAtatagccaaaataaacttgaatttgattAACTTGCATGatgtttttgtcaaaataacttGCGAGCTACATTCcttcatgtaagcaaagtcattACAaggtttggtttcatttatttatttttggctaTGGTTAAACGTCTATAAAATATTCACTTACAGCCcacattttgttgttttaacttgttttagcctagatgtctgggtgtttgtacagctattagatgtcttttaaacacaaaattgcttgctggaaatctatagcttaaatgcaccgtaagttactttggaagaaagcatctgccaaatgcataaatatataatttaccCAAATATTTGGTATGTTTGATTAAATAAGCATTAAAACAGTGATTTCCTTACCATTCTTAGTTTAGGAGAGACAACGGTAGCATTTGCAACAGCAGCATAGAAGGCCAGGACACCATAGGGACCCCAGCAAAACAGCATAGTCTTCAAAGGAGTGCTGCAGTTGAACTAAAGAATAATATACAAGCAATGTTAGTCCTAAAGGAAAGCCTagcaccattcattccttaggatccaaacagggatgtaTCCacaagccaccaaacacttccacgaTTCAATTAGACCTTgagtgcagtaatattgacggaagtttgagagAGAGGTAAAGTAGTAAGGATTGATGATGATAATGCACGGCGAGATAGAAGtactgcaaactaagtgctcttccaccatacaatatattttttatccgcttaaaaaatcgccacgttttattttgtgccaccatacttactcgtgtaactactcatgtaacagtctttaaatagggaaaacatggaagtgtttggtggcttctaaattcactcctgtttggatcctaaggaatgaatggggctaggctaaatgctaacacattcacaacacgctgtaTAAAGATTTAGGGTACGCATtgataaagataggtatgtattaattcatctaagttgaggtaaaaacatagtaaaatattgaaaaactgtggtgttttcctttaatgcctGCATATGTGAAAGCAATATACTGCAGATTTAATTTGGATATGAGAGACAACAACACATCAGTATGAACTATTCTGTTGAGCAAATTGAATAAACATAAAACACCAAACGATTATTTGTACTGAATGTAGTAACCTAGTAAAAATGATGTGATCAGTTAGGCATGACAAGCTTTACAAAGACAGAATGAAATGACCTACATACTCTTTCCTTTGCATACAGACTGGAATGCACTTGGGCTTCCTATTCAaattataaaagaataaaactcTGTTTTACAGTTACAGCAATAATTCGTAAGCACTCTTTCGGATCATTTTAATGGTCATCTATGAACCTGTAACacattgtgtgtttatttttttgtgttatgtaATAGTCCTGGACAAGAGGTCACTTGCAAGTGCAGAGATGTCTCTCAGGCAAAATATTTCTCTGCTCTACCCAGTCACCATGAATAATAGTCTTATGCAACATGATGGGAAATGTATTCTGGGATTTCTTCATGCATAGTGGTCTCAAGTGTCCAATTCTAATAAAATACAGAGGTTACTTTACCTTGGCCTGGCCAGCCTTCTTGAATTTCTTATCAATGTACTGGTAGGAAGACATCACAACAAAGACCTGAATGCCCATGTTGAAGATGGACATGGGGATCAGGTAAGATACGTAGTTCCTGAGTTAAAGGAAAGACAATATAACACTACTGGCCATTAAGGGTATCATTTATGGTTCACATTTACAAGAAATAAAGAGCATGTGACCCACCCACCCATGATGACCCTAATGGTCAGATTATGACTGATAGAGACAAGCTCTGCACTGTACAGTACATGCTGCTATGTTGCTACAGTATGTACACATCATGATGGATCACAATTTGACAACTGTGATCTTACCTGTCACCCTTGCTGTAGTCCAGTGTGCAGCAGGTTCGCAGGGGCTCATAATCATATTCTCCCCAGCCAATGAGAGGCATAGCAGACCAGAAAGCAGTGAAGAGCCAGATGAAGATGACCAGACTGAAAGCACTGCTCCATTGCAACTTTGTCCCTAATGATAAGATGTACAGTTATAAAGTTTGTGTTTAACAACTGCTAATATTGGATTGCTCAGTTATGATACACTAATTTAAAATGGCAACTATCCACTAATTGTTGGATGGTTGGTTGGTAGGGAACTGTAGTGGTTGGTCTTTGCAACATGGGTGGTCTGAACAAGAACAAAGATTCTCACGTCCATTACAGTTTTGATCCTGTTGTGGGAGgcatttcattcattcattcaacaCATGTTCTCTTGTCCTTTAACTCACTTGTACAGTACTGGTGGTATCTATCCCAAGCAATGGCTGCAATGAAGTGGATGCTGGCAAGAGCAGTCACAAAGCCCTGGAAGCCATGGGTCTGGCATCCCTCTGATCCATAAGGCCAATATCTAAGTTTAAAGAACATCAGAtataaataagaaaacaaacaagtaTAGCAGTTAGTGTTTTCTACATTTTACACTCTGAAGAAATGCTATGTTGTTTACACctatggttgggtcaaatattgACATTTCTAGATTGATTTATAtcaaaatataacttttaaataaaacttttgtttggaaccataggaatgaatggggctaggctaaatgctaacaca
This Misgurnus anguillicaudatus chromosome 11, ASM2758022v2, whole genome shotgun sequence DNA region includes the following protein-coding sequences:
- the rgra gene encoding retinal G protein coupled receptor a; translated protein: MVTSYPLPEGFSDFDVFSLGSCLLVEGLLGFFLNAVTVVAFLKIRELRTPSNFLVFSLALADMGISMNATIAAFSSFLRYWPYGSEGCQTHGFQGFVTALASIHFIAAIAWDRYHQYCTRTKLQWSSAFSLVIFIWLFTAFWSAMPLIGWGEYDYEPLRTCCTLDYSKGDRNYVSYLIPMSIFNMGIQVFVVMSSYQYIDKKFKKAGQAKFNCSTPLKTMLFCWGPYGVLAFYAAVANATVVSPKLRMIAPILAKTSPTFNVFVYALGNENYRGGIWQLLTGQKIDTPAIENKTK
- the slc18a3a gene encoding probable vesicular acetylcholine transporter-A gives rise to the protein MASEASGGLAQTAAVKLSEMGERTKQLGTAIQDPERQRRIILVIVCVALLLDNMLYMVIVPIVPDYLARLESQSENAHATRNASSNRTHYTAHKENFDVQIGVLFASKAILQLLVNPLTGTFIDRVGYDIPLIIGLSIMFVSTCIFAFAENYATLFAARSLQGLGSAFADTSGLAMIADKFTEEAERSRALGIALAFISFGSLAAPPFGGVLYEFAGKRVPFIVLACICLADGILCMAVLKPFSSRTRENMPVGSPIYKLMIDPYIAVVAGALTTCNIPLAFLEPTIANWMEETMHSSEWEIGLTWLPAFFPHILGVYITVKLAAQYPHLQWFYGALGMVIIGASSCMVPACKNFEQLIIPLCGICFGIALVDTALLPTLAFLVDVRHVSVYGGVYAIADISYCVAYALGPVVAGKIVHDLGFVQLNLGMGLANVLYAPALLLLRNVSLMKPSHSERNMLLEEGATGLYDTIRMEERLKKRHGYSSSGNCVPIDENGTFAGKSKSLSEEETSEPECI